From the genome of Ferviditalea candida, one region includes:
- a CDS encoding RidA family protein, whose product MQIQPVATSAAPSAIGPYSQAVRAGSFIFTSGQIPLDAEGNLVQGGIVEQTQQVFRNLKAVLEAAEAGFQDVVKATVFIKDMNQFAAVNEVYASHFGDHKPARSTVEVARLPKDVLIEIELIAVKG is encoded by the coding sequence ATGCAAATTCAACCCGTTGCTACTTCTGCGGCGCCGTCCGCAATCGGTCCGTACTCTCAAGCCGTTCGGGCGGGTTCGTTTATTTTTACTTCAGGACAGATTCCTTTGGATGCGGAGGGGAATTTGGTCCAAGGAGGAATCGTGGAGCAAACGCAGCAGGTTTTCCGAAATCTGAAGGCCGTTCTTGAAGCGGCGGAAGCCGGATTTCAGGATGTGGTGAAAGCTACGGTATTCATCAAAGACATGAATCAATTTGCCGCGGTTAATGAAGTTTACGCCTCTCATTTCGGGGATCACAAGCCGGCCCGCTCGACGGTAGAGGTGGCAAGGCTGCCCAAGGATGTGCTGATCGAAATCGAATTAATTGCTGTTAAAGGTTAA
- the spoVG gene encoding septation regulator SpoVG encodes MQITDVRLRRVNSEGRMKAIASITIDNEFVVHDIRVIDGNNGMFVAMPSKRTPDGEFRDIAHPISSATREKIQTAVLAEYENAELAEEEVIEEGA; translated from the coding sequence TTGCAAATTACTGATGTGAGACTCCGCCGTGTAAACTCCGAAGGACGCATGAAGGCTATTGCCTCAATTACCATTGATAACGAGTTTGTTGTTCATGACATTCGCGTGATTGACGGGAACAACGGCATGTTTGTGGCAATGCCCAGCAAACGAACTCCCGATGGAGAATTTCGTGACATTGCCCATCCGATCTCCTCTGCGACAAGGGAAAAGATTCAAACGGCTGTTTTGGCGGAATATGAAAATGCGGAATTAGCGGAGGAAGAAGTAATAGAAGAAGGAGCTTAA
- the purR gene encoding pur operon repressor, with the protein MKKFRRSSRLVEMTQYLLERPHVLIPLTVFAEKYNSAKSSISEDLAIIKEVFETEGNGELHTLAGAAGGVKYIPKLSRSSALDIIGSICTQLSQPERVLPGGYLYLSDVLGQPAILHAIGRMFASVFADLKADVVMTVETKGIPIAHAIASYLNLPVVIVRRDHQVTEGSAVSINYVSGSSKRIHTMSLARRALEANAKVLIVDDFMRAGGTIRGMMDLLQEFQATVLGVGVFVESGEIEPAEQLVHEYISLAKISGIDPKNRQIAVQPGNYFTISGSH; encoded by the coding sequence GTGAAAAAATTCCGTAGAAGTTCAAGATTGGTGGAGATGACGCAGTATTTGCTTGAACGCCCCCATGTTCTAATTCCATTGACGGTTTTTGCGGAAAAATACAACTCAGCGAAGTCTTCCATCAGTGAGGATTTGGCGATTATCAAGGAAGTATTCGAAACTGAGGGCAACGGGGAACTGCATACATTGGCCGGAGCGGCAGGGGGAGTCAAATATATCCCCAAGCTTTCCCGCAGCAGCGCGCTTGACATCATCGGCTCGATTTGCACCCAGCTCTCGCAGCCTGAGCGGGTTTTGCCGGGCGGTTATTTGTATTTGTCGGATGTTCTGGGGCAGCCGGCCATCCTGCATGCCATCGGAAGAATGTTTGCATCCGTATTCGCGGATCTGAAAGCGGATGTCGTGATGACCGTCGAAACGAAAGGAATCCCGATCGCTCATGCGATTGCCTCCTATCTCAACCTGCCTGTGGTGATCGTGCGCAGGGATCATCAGGTAACAGAAGGATCCGCGGTAAGCATCAACTATGTTTCCGGCTCCAGCAAGCGGATCCATACGATGTCGCTGGCCCGCAGGGCTCTGGAAGCAAATGCAAAGGTACTTATCGTAGATGATTTTATGCGGGCGGGCGGGACGATTCGGGGTATGATGGATCTGCTTCAAGAGTTTCAGGCCACCGTTTTGGGTGTCGGCGTGTTCGTCGAATCCGGAGAAATCGAACCTGCGGAACAATTGGTCCATGAATATATTTCTCTGGCCAAAATTTCCGGCATCGATCCGAAGAACAGACAGATTGCTGTTCAACCGGGAAATTATTTCACTATATCCGGTTCACATTGA